The genome window CAACGAATAagatcgacgcgacgcgatcgcgATCCAGCGTCTACGCTCGGTTTCGACCGGTTAGTAATTAAACTGTGGATCTTACGCGCTTCCGACGCTTGCTTGATTGTTCGAGAGTTAGTGTAGCGGAAAGTTTCGCGGAAAAATGAAACACCGAGCTTGGAACTAGTCGAAACACCGAATGAAGGTTTCTATTCGATTCCAAGCTTCGTGAACCGCGTAATCTCCGTGGTTTAATTATTAACTTTTCCCCGGATCGTGCGACCATTAACCATGTTTATCTAACCGCCACGTAAAACGAAGAGCAATCGGATGGGATGTTAAAGTAATTGCGTAAAATGCGAGTTCTATCTGTCATCGTTTAGCCGTTAAGGATCatcattgaattattgaatataatgtaataattatttatattaaaggtATGGACTATCATTAAGGATTCGAAGGAATGGTGCGAGAGCGCTGCGCAGTGTTCAGGGATACCGATGTGGCTGCCGCGTCGTGTGCTCCTCGTCGATCTTCGTCGCGAGAAAAACCAGATAATAACGCGCGTCCCAGCGGAAATTCTCCCGAGATATCGCGGAAACGTTTCGATCATGGATAACTTTTCCCGCGACGTCGTTGATGCGCGCGCGATCGAGTCGCAGTCCGTTTCCAGGGAGCGCGAGATAAACGCTGGGAGACGATCGGCGAGCACGACCGTTTCACGGAGCGTCGTTCGAGTGTTCCTCGTCGCGACGGAGTCAACGACACCTCCGGCTAGCCTTTTAATCGTTTCATCTGTATCTTCCATGGGAACCAAGAATGTTTCACGGTCGTCCTTCGATCGTTCATTCCCCGAAGCGATTTTATAGGCTCGAAGCGAGACTACAAACGGAATGTGAAGACGGTAAcagataaaattgaatttcgagcTCGGTGTTTCCGTGTTTCGCGCGAGACGCGAACGCGGAGAATGGGATTCGCGCGGATAAGCGACGAGGAATGCGTGCAGCGTCGAGCAGGACGACTTCTGGTTGCTGGAGCGGTTTAATAAGTTTGTTGCGCCGACGACTCCCGGGACGGTTTCCTGCTCGATCGACGCGATCCACCGCGGGTTCGCTCAGTTTTTCACATGACGCCATTAAGAAGATTTTGATACGTGACATGATGTGGAAAATCGCTGGGCAAACTCGTTCCGATATCCGAGACCAGCAACACCCACGGCCTCTGGACGCTAGATTTCGATTGGCCGTAGCGCCGGCGATCTTCGACAGCGCTTCTCCGTGAAATCGTCGACGCGGCCCGGTTAATTGGATACCCTGGACCGAACGCGGCGGCGCGTCTCGCCGTAGAAGCGAACATAGACACTTGCATACCAGTAAATATTACAGGACTTAACGAAAAACGTTGCTGAACGTTCTGCGGGTCGTTATGACTGTTGTAACTTTGAAAATGTTAAGAACTCTTCGACGAATTGAACAGTCTCATATTGTGTTATGTAtacacatttataaatatatatatataaatatatgaaaaatatattatatatatacacacacacatgcgAAAAATCTATGTTGAAGTTACCATTACCATTATGATGGACATTTACATTAAACGCAAGCGTAACCGAAGCAAAACGGCATGCACTCGAATTATCAAATGTTATAGAGGTGTCTCTCAAGTCCGAGGACATTGCGTAAACCACTGTTTCAGACCCTAGCGAGAACGCTGTAACGAAGATGGAAACTTAGTGAAcgtaaaagaaaacaataatcCCAGTAATCGTGACGAAATCGTAACGACACCATTTTAGTCAGCGATAGAGtcggcgacgcggcgcgtcgcgcTGGGTCGTCCGTGTAGGGTCTGTTGAAAAAATACGATTACTGCGATACGTAAGCTaaactgtaataataaagaatatatatataaacatgaaTCATTATGACTCGACTCGTTTTGTCAATTTCGTTGCCCTGCCAATTAGAATTAAGATCGTATCATGCTCGACCTCGTAATCAAcagatttattgaaaatatgcaATACACCGCGTACAgtagttttataatgtatttttgtttctcTCAAAATCTGAAAAGTATTGTCTGAATTTCGTATTAGTTTGGAAGTTAGCTGAATTGCGATGGATTTTCGGGGACTGCTGATAAAATACTTAAACGATGCTTTTGTCCAATTCCGTGTTCAAGGAGGAGTTTCGGTACATTCCTCCGCGTGATTGGTGCTCGCTGAAAGAAGTGTTTCGCGGATAATATCTCGTTGGCACCGTGTGGATCGTCGGCGAGTACCAGCCATAATCCATCGACGTGCTCCTGTAACAAGGATGCGGGAGAGGACTGTCTTCCTGCCGGTATCCCCTAAAGATTCCTGCAAAAACAACTTCCATCGGATAAACTGTTCTTTGCTCATCCAACTCCGTTTACTTTTTACgaatagtatattttatagaacattcggatttcatataaattttcgaCATTTTATTAACATACAAAAAGCTTAGCGACTATGaatattgtacataattatTCTCTATGGCAGTACAGAAAACtatcaattaaatataataatcagtGAACCACGGAACTTTTTGCGAACTAACATAGAAGATTTTaaagatttcaaagaatcaAGAAATGAGTAAAGTTTTATTTGTCCACTATTGATTCCAGTGAAACTACAATGAAATGATATTGTTACATATTACAATCTTCGTGTAGttacattttattagaaaacagCTGGGTCTATAGACTATTACGAAAACtataattactttcaaatttcGATAGAAACAGCTTTAAAATTCTCTATCGTCGGCATGATAACAGCGAATTATAGACATCAATTCACAGCACCACAGAATCTAATGTTCAATTTCAATGCACTCGTAAGGCAACTGTTCCGAGACACTGCTGCACCGAAACCGTCCCTGCATGTTCGAAACACGATGCACCAAGGACCCGCGTATCTTGAACCCAGGCTCGACCGTCACGTTCTTCATCCGACTGAAGATAGACATGTCCATTAATCGGAGTTCCTTCCCGCTCAAAAACAGAAGCAACAAATTATCCAATCCTTCGAAGGCGTCCGCCTTTAGCGTAACTATATAATTCCCATTCAGCCATAACGAATTCAAGTTCTTCAAATGCCGGAATACGCCACCAGGAAGATTCTTCAACCTATTCCTCCCCAAATCGAGCTCGTTCAACTCTGCCAGTCCTCTAAAGACCTCCGGCTGAAGCGacgaaatattattcctggaCAAATAAAGCAAATCGATGTGCGGCAGACCATTAAAAGTTCCAATCGGCACTTCAGTGATCTCATTATTGTCCAGCGCGAGGGTCTCCAAGTGCCTGAGTCCCTTGAACATGTTTCTTCTCAAAACGATATTATTGTTCGTGGCATACAGCTCGTGAAGATCGTTGAGGCCTTTCCAAGCGCCGGGCTTGAgagtagaaatattattatagtccAGCAATAAGGTTTCCAGGTTGTGGAGTTTGGCGAAGGCGCCGTCCTCTATCTCGACGATAGTGTTGTTTTTTAGGTCCAGGTATGTCAATTGGTCCAAGCCGGTGAAATAGTGTTTAGAGATGACCGTCAGGTCATTGTCGCGTATGTAGAGCGCCGAGGAATTGGCGACTTCGACGAAAGCGTCCTTCGTTATGTCCACGATCCCCAATGCTTCCAGGTGCAGCTCGATGTCCTCGATCGTCTGCACCGCGTTCACATCCTCGAAGGCGACGTTAATCAGCACCCCGTTCGCCAGGCAGACGTAGAGATGGTTGTAAACTTGGCAGTCCGCTTCCTCGGCGCTAACGTCTTGACCGGTGACCGATAACAGGAGATAAACGAGCAAGAGGAAGCGCATGGTGTGCTCAGATGCTGGACGACCACTGAACGCGGTTGATTGCGATTGCCGCGTATCGAAGCGCAGCCGGACCGTATAAACCGGTGGTTACTCTTCAAGTGATACCATTGGACGCACGGCTGTACCGTCCGCGCTGTAATCCGCGACGATGAAGTCCGGTTTCGCGGAAATTCGATGTTTTATTCATCCCCGGACGGCTTTATTAAAACTTCGGTATCTGGCTCGCTGATTACCCGGATACCGCTGCGTTTCATCCTCggaattcaatttcattgagATGCCGTTTTCGAGGACTGGCTTCTTTCTagagaaattaatattcgtGATTTAACGGGCTCGAGACAAAGCACGGGCTTTACTTTTCTGAATTTTCATACAGCTTTTGATTTTTCAGGGAGACCGGGGTCTTTGTTATTCTTTTGAAGCTTCGCGCCTGTTGAAGTTCAAAGAGGCTTTGAGATACCGTCGTTTGCAATTGTAAT of Nomia melanderi isolate GNS246 chromosome 5, iyNomMela1, whole genome shotgun sequence contains these proteins:
- the LOC116430839 gene encoding uncharacterized protein LOC116430839, with the protein product MRFLLLVYLLLSVTGQDVSAEEADCQVYNHLYVCLANGVLINVAFEDVNAVQTIEDIELHLEALGIVDITKDAFVEVANSSALYIRDNDLTVISKHYFTGLDQLTYLDLKNNTIVEIEDGAFAKLHNLETLLLDYNNISTLKPGAWKGLNDLHELYATNNNIVLRRNMFKGLRHLETLALDNNEITEVPIGTFNGLPHIDLLYLSRNNISSLQPEVFRGLAELNELDLGRNRLKNLPGGVFRHLKNLNSLWLNGNYIVTLKADAFEGLDNLLLLFLSGKELRLMDMSIFSRMKNVTVEPGFKIRGSLVHRVSNMQGRFRCSSVSEQLPYECIEIEH